One part of the Prionailurus bengalensis isolate Pbe53 chromosome B2, Fcat_Pben_1.1_paternal_pri, whole genome shotgun sequence genome encodes these proteins:
- the LOC122489383 gene encoding HLA class II histocompatibility antigen, DO alpha chain, with amino-acid sequence MVLSGGLVLGLHTLMSLLSPHEAGAIKADHMGSYGPAFYQSYGASGQFAYEFDGEQLFSVELKKREAVWRLPEFGNFAYFDPQNGLASIAVIKAHLDVLVERSNRTRATNVPPRVTVFPKFRVELGQPNVLICMVDNIFPPVINITWLRNGQIITEGVAQTSFYSQPDHLFRKFYYLTFVPSADDMYDCKVEHWGLDEPLFRHWEPQMPIPLPDTTETLVCALGLALGLVGFLVGTILIIRGTCLSSAPR; translated from the exons ATGGTCCTCAGTGGGGGGCTAGTCCTAGGACTCCACACCTTGATGAGCCTCCTGAGCCCCCACGAAGCTGGGGCCATCAAGG CTGATCACATGGGCTCCTATGGACCAGCTTTCTACCAATCCTATGGTGCCTCGGGTCAGTTTGCCTATGAATTTGATGGGGAACAGCTGTTCTCTGTGGAGCTGAAGAAGAGGGAGGCTGTGTGGCGTTTGCCTGAGTTTGGCAACTTCGCCTACTTTGACCCACAGAATGGGCTGGCCAGCATCGCGGTGATCAAagcccatctggatgtcttggtGGAACGCTCCAACCGCACCAGAGCCACCAACG TGCCTCCGAGGGTGACTGTATTCCCCAAGTTTCGAGTGGAGCTGGGCCAGCCCAACGTCCTCATCTGCATGGTGGACAACATCTTCCCCCCTGTGATCAATATCACCTGGCTGCGCAATGGTCAAATAATCACCGAGGGGGTGGCCCAGACCAGCTTCTATTCCCAGCCTGACCATCTGTTCCGCAAGTTCTACTACCTGACCTTCGTGCCTTCAGCAGATGACATGTATGACTGCAAGGTGGAGCACTGGGGCCTGGACGAGCCGCTCTTCAGGCACTGGG agcCCCAGATGCCTATCCCGCTGCCAGACACCACTGAGACTCTGGTCTGTGCCCTTGGCCTAGCCCTCGGCCTGGTGGGCTTTCTTGTGGGCACCATTCTCATCATCAGAGGCACATGCTTGTCCAGTGCCCCCAG GTAA